Proteins from a genomic interval of Dermacentor variabilis isolate Ectoservices chromosome 8, ASM5094787v1, whole genome shotgun sequence:
- the LOC142591137 gene encoding nucleoside hydrolase-like, which yields MWTSIRVACAVLFLAGNADFVLSTGGNGQESCLRLLLDVDPGVDDALAIALAATLTNVTIEAITVVAGNAEVEAGCNNTLRTLKFLNRTDVPVIKGADRSIDGYGKAEKRYFGPDNFGNVSEQYPMSSNPYNGSQTGYAKMIEMAKENPGELTFVLTGPLTNLAIAMLMEPDFSKNIRHVYILGGTLYAMGNVQPSAEYNFLTDPEAALIVLQRAECPITIIPWEASLHAPVSWDTFYSITNQTGTLQRFLRETTNFTIQCCLSGDLSPDGFPVGDFLAVLAAAVPASVNHTLQNRVDVERCGMFTRGTLVHSWEPRHLKHVKHNVTIVESFNVDLVVKYFNATFNRTGVRD from the exons ATGTGGACGAGTATACGCGTCGCCTGCGCCGTGCTTTTCCTGGCGGGAAACGCTGACTTCGTCCTCTCGACCGGAGGAAATGGTCAGGAGTCCTGCCTGAGGCTTCTGCTCGACGTGGACCCCGGCGTAGACGACGCCCTTGCAATCGCGCTGGCGGCGACACTCACGAACGTGACCATCGAAGCCATCACCGTGGTCGCCGGAAACGCCGAAGTCGAGGCCGGCTGCAACAACACGCTTAGGACACTGAAGTTCCTCAACCGAACGGAC GTGCCGGTTATCAAAGGTGCCGACCGATCGATCGATGGCTATGGGAAAGCTGAGAAGAGATACTTCGGTCCCGACAACTTCGGAAACGTCAGTGAGCAGTACCCGATGTCGAGCAACCCATATAATGGTTCCCAGACTGGCTACGCCAAAATGATCGAAATGGCGAAAGAGAACCCAGGAGAACTAACGTTCGTCCTCACGGGCCCTTTGACAAACTTGGCCATCGCGATGCTCATGGAGCCCGACTTTTCTAAGAACATCCGGCACGTCTACATCCTGGGTGGAACCCTTTATG CGATGGGCAATGTCCAACCTTCTGCGGAATACAACTTTTTAACGGATCCTGAGGCAGCGCTTATTGTTCTTCAAAGGGCCGAATGTCCCATCACTATTATTCCTTGGGAAGCAAGCCTCCACGCACCAGTGTCGTGG GACACCTTCTACAGCATCACGAACCAGACGGGCACGCTTCAGAGATTTCTGCGGGAGACCACGAATTTCACTATTCAGTGCTGCCTGAGCGGAGACTTGAGTCCGGACGGCTTCCCCGTGGGAGACTTCCTCGCTGTTCTCGCAGCAGCGGTCCCCGCCAGCGTCAACCACACTCTGCAGAATCGCGTGGATGTCGAGAGGTGCGGCATGTTCACCAGAGGCACACTTGTCCACTCGTGGGAGCCCCGGCACCTAAAGCACGTGAAGCACAACGTGACGATCGTGGAAAGCTTCAATGTCGACTTGGTCGTAAAGTACTTCAATGCCACTTTCAACCGAACTGGAGTGCGAGATTAA